One Candidatus Poribacteria bacterium genomic region harbors:
- the nuoH gene encoding NADH-quinone oxidoreductase subunit NuoH: MPLLVLILSSAVKIVIIVHLLLIGVMAMIWSERRVSGWMQDRLGPNRVGPQGLLQPIADGLKFLFKEDLIPDHVDKPLYVLAPAMLLVPALVTVAVVPFGNAITLFGYEIPLQIADINIGILYVLAITSLGVYGVVLGAWASNNKYSLLGGLRSSAQMISYELTLGLAIIGVLMLTSSLSLRTIAIEQGAYPWQWNFLIHFPAFLAFTTAMYAETNRLPFDLAEAEQELVAGYHTEYSSMKFAMFFMAEYMNMIVGSAVTVTLFLGGWHFFGLENVGGPVWSGLISFGIFFAKTAIFLFVFIWVRWTLPRFRYDQLMNLGWKFLLPVALSSIVVTGTLWITTGSRLMVGIGNVVAAFIVVSIVAGLLVMNKTPEPAIQDSNQQITPSSALDAIE, encoded by the coding sequence ATGCCTCTTCTCGTTTTAATCCTCAGTTCAGCTGTCAAAATCGTCATCATTGTCCATCTGCTGCTTATCGGTGTGATGGCAATGATATGGTCGGAACGCCGGGTGAGCGGATGGATGCAGGATCGGTTGGGACCGAATCGTGTTGGACCGCAAGGGCTGCTCCAACCTATCGCAGACGGGCTTAAATTCCTGTTTAAAGAGGATCTTATCCCGGATCACGTAGATAAGCCGCTTTACGTGCTTGCGCCAGCAATGTTGTTAGTCCCCGCACTTGTTACGGTGGCAGTTGTGCCATTTGGGAATGCTATCACGCTATTTGGGTATGAGATACCTCTCCAGATCGCGGACATCAACATCGGCATTCTGTACGTCTTAGCGATAACGTCGCTTGGAGTCTACGGCGTTGTGCTTGGGGCGTGGGCATCGAATAATAAGTACTCGCTTTTGGGTGGTTTGCGTTCGTCCGCGCAGATGATTAGTTACGAGTTGACACTCGGATTGGCGATTATTGGTGTATTGATGCTGACAAGTTCGCTCAGCCTTCGGACAATCGCGATAGAACAAGGGGCGTATCCTTGGCAGTGGAACTTCCTAATTCACTTCCCGGCGTTTCTTGCGTTCACGACTGCGATGTATGCGGAAACGAACCGGTTACCGTTTGACCTTGCAGAAGCCGAACAGGAACTCGTCGCGGGGTATCACACCGAATACAGCAGCATGAAATTCGCGATGTTTTTCATGGCGGAATATATGAACATGATTGTCGGTTCCGCTGTGACAGTAACGCTCTTTTTAGGCGGATGGCATTTCTTCGGCTTGGAAAACGTCGGAGGTCCTGTGTGGAGTGGACTTATCTCGTTCGGTATCTTCTTTGCCAAGACAGCGATTTTCCTGTTCGTGTTTATTTGGGTCCGCTGGACACTGCCTCGGTTCCGCTACGATCAGCTCATGAACTTAGGTTGGAAATTCTTGTTACCTGTTGCCTTGAGTTCAATTGTCGTAACCGGTACCTTATGGATAACGACTGGCTCTCGTCTGATGGTGGGTATTGGCAACGTGGTTGCGGCGTTCATCGTTGTGTCAATAGTGGCAGGGCTGCTTGTCATGAACAAGACACCTGAACCAGCAATACAGGATAGCAATCAGCAAATTACCCCCAGCAGCGCACTGGACGCTATAGAATAG
- a CDS encoding NADH-quinone oxidoreductase subunit J gives MNPEQILFILFGAVALIGAIAVISFRHPIYSALSLIVTFFAQAGLFVLLGAHFVAAVQVIVYAGAIMVLFLFVIMLLNLGTLSAKGAIGRKLKGFAIILGILLAAEGIYIAMNAINDTAVASAQTATESVTTTTYDIGELLFSKYLLPFEVTSLILLAALIGVIVLVKRESQEEN, from the coding sequence ATGAATCCAGAACAGATACTATTTATTCTCTTTGGAGCGGTCGCGCTGATTGGTGCGATTGCTGTTATTTCGTTTCGACATCCAATTTATAGCGCGCTTTCGCTGATTGTAACGTTCTTCGCGCAAGCAGGGCTTTTCGTCCTGTTGGGTGCACATTTCGTTGCGGCTGTCCAAGTAATCGTCTATGCCGGCGCAATCATGGTCCTGTTCCTCTTTGTGATTATGCTCCTGAACCTCGGCACACTCTCGGCGAAAGGGGCTATTGGACGGAAACTCAAAGGTTTCGCGATAATCTTAGGTATTCTCTTGGCTGCTGAGGGCATCTATATCGCAATGAATGCGATCAACGATACCGCGGTTGCATCTGCACAGACTGCTACGGAATCGGTAACGACGACCACTTATGACATTGGCGAACTTTTGTTCAGCAAGTATCTCTTGCCATTTGAGGTTACCTCGCTTATTTTGTTGGCGGCATTGATTGGTGTTATCGTCTTGGTAAAACGCGAAAGTCAAGAAGAAAATTAA
- the nuoK gene encoding NADH-quinone oxidoreductase subunit NuoK — MSLEYYLILSALLFTIGVIGVLIRRNAIIIFMCIELMLNAANLAFVAIGRSLGEATGQVFVFFVMTVAAAEVAIGLAIIVSVFKHRQTINVDEVNSLKG, encoded by the coding sequence ATGTCATTAGAGTATTATCTCATATTGAGCGCACTCTTGTTTACAATCGGAGTAATCGGAGTCCTCATCCGCAGGAACGCTATTATCATCTTTATGTGTATTGAGTTGATGCTGAATGCGGCGAACCTCGCCTTTGTAGCAATCGGCCGGAGCCTCGGTGAGGCAACTGGACAGGTGTTCGTTTTCTTCGTGATGACCGTTGCTGCCGCTGAGGTCGCAATTGGGCTCGCAATCATTGTAAGCGTTTTCAAACATCGACAGACAATTAACGTAGATGAGGTTAATTCGTTAAAAGGCTAA
- the nuoL gene encoding NADH-quinone oxidoreductase subunit L, whose translation MSQELIVVLLVAPLVGFLINGLFGKWLKSNEKLSGWIGALAVLVSLVCSIIAFTSLNGGAAPFDEVLYEWITGESFAFNIGFRVDALTAVMLLVITGVGFLIHVYSIGYMHGDEGYTRYFAYLNLFVFAMLILVLGNNYLMMFVGWEGVGLCSYLLIGFWYDKQSATDAGKKAFIVNRIGDFGFLLGMFTLFAAFGTLDFGAMFEAAEADNFQKVFGASTLVVATLLLFVGAIGKSAQIPLYVWLPDAMEGPTPVSALIHAATMVTAGVYMIARSAVLYDIAHTGEVVAWIGVLTAFLAATIALAQNDIKRILAYSTVSQLGYMFVGVGVGAYASGVFHLVTHAFFKGLMFLTAGSVMHAMANELDMRKMGGLKAKMPITHWTFLIGALAIAGFPFLSGFWSKDEILHSAWSSSPIIYVIGLVTAFLTAFYMFRLIFVTFYGESRVESEVESHLHESPPVMWLPLAILAIPSALIGLLLGWGGHGSWFHHFTKSVFPEAHHDASGNVILFMVISSVVGLAGIAFAWMRYSKRVPSDEPTNAIHKFVANKYYVDEVYNSLIVQPIKNASHYLLWRIVDNGVIDGIVNGVAAIIRVIGGTLRRLQTGLVQAYIVSMVLGIVLFLAYYLFFA comes from the coding sequence ATGTCACAAGAACTAATTGTTGTCCTGTTAGTTGCCCCGCTTGTTGGGTTTCTGATTAATGGGTTATTTGGAAAATGGCTAAAAAGTAACGAGAAACTGAGCGGATGGATAGGTGCGCTTGCAGTGCTTGTCTCCTTAGTCTGTTCGATTATAGCCTTTACCAGTTTGAACGGCGGTGCTGCCCCGTTTGATGAAGTGCTTTATGAATGGATTACGGGCGAGTCGTTCGCTTTCAATATCGGCTTTCGCGTCGACGCGTTGACAGCAGTCATGTTGTTGGTCATTACGGGTGTCGGTTTCCTCATCCATGTCTATTCAATCGGTTACATGCACGGCGATGAAGGATATACCCGCTATTTTGCCTACCTAAATCTGTTTGTTTTCGCAATGTTAATTCTCGTCCTCGGCAACAACTACCTGATGATGTTTGTCGGATGGGAAGGCGTTGGTCTCTGCTCTTATTTACTGATTGGGTTCTGGTATGACAAGCAATCAGCAACGGATGCTGGGAAAAAGGCTTTTATTGTGAACCGGATTGGTGATTTCGGTTTCCTGCTGGGGATGTTTACGCTGTTTGCAGCCTTCGGAACCCTCGATTTCGGGGCAATGTTTGAAGCCGCTGAAGCAGATAATTTTCAGAAAGTCTTTGGAGCCAGTACCCTCGTGGTCGCAACATTGCTACTCTTCGTCGGCGCGATTGGTAAATCAGCGCAGATACCGCTCTATGTATGGCTACCGGACGCAATGGAAGGTCCAACGCCCGTTAGTGCGTTGATTCACGCTGCGACAATGGTAACCGCAGGGGTGTATATGATAGCACGCTCGGCTGTGCTTTACGACATCGCGCATACCGGTGAGGTTGTCGCATGGATTGGTGTCCTGACTGCGTTCCTCGCTGCAACGATAGCACTTGCACAAAACGATATTAAACGCATCCTCGCCTATTCCACCGTGAGTCAGCTCGGTTATATGTTCGTTGGCGTTGGGGTTGGTGCTTATGCGTCAGGTGTGTTCCACTTGGTAACGCATGCCTTCTTTAAAGGATTGATGTTCCTTACCGCCGGTAGTGTAATGCACGCGATGGCGAATGAACTGGATATGCGGAAGATGGGCGGCTTGAAGGCGAAGATGCCGATAACGCATTGGACATTTTTGATCGGCGCACTTGCCATCGCAGGATTTCCGTTTCTTAGCGGTTTCTGGAGCAAGGATGAAATCCTACACAGTGCATGGAGCAGCTCTCCCATAATTTACGTTATCGGGTTAGTGACAGCGTTCCTAACAGCGTTTTATATGTTCCGCTTAATCTTTGTGACATTTTATGGTGAATCTCGCGTTGAATCCGAAGTTGAATCGCATCTGCACGAATCACCGCCAGTCATGTGGCTGCCGTTGGCGATCTTAGCGATTCCTTCTGCTTTGATCGGTTTGCTATTGGGCTGGGGCGGACATGGAAGTTGGTTCCATCATTTCACGAAGAGCGTTTTTCCAGAGGCACATCATGATGCATCGGGGAATGTTATCTTGTTTATGGTAATTTCATCGGTCGTTGGTTTGGCAGGTATTGCGTTTGCATGGATGCGTTATAGCAAACGGGTGCCGTCTGATGAACCTACCAATGCGATACATAAATTTGTTGCAAATAAGTACTACGTTGATGAGGTTTATAACTCGCTTATTGTGCAACCGATCAAGAATGCTTCTCACTATCTATTGTGGCGGATTGTAGATAACGGCGTTATCGACGGAATTGTCAATGGCGTGGCTGCTATCATTCGGGTGATTGGTGGAACATTACGACGACTCCAGACAGGACTCGTCCAGGCTTACATCGTGTCAATGGTTTTAGGAATTGTGTTATTCCTTGCCTACTATCTATTTTTTGCTTAG
- a CDS encoding DUF5069 domain-containing protein, with protein MGKSTFRPRDIINKEVAGICGVARLTDKARAAHAGEIGNYKYGAESTQDTGILSFLGISAEAFQEAAVHIDNDVKLGAWILDNSKKSSEEISAFNRKMKTWWQNNMPSDDFSKRRRKLAEKDEDRWLFWFFPSAWLWKRFFK; from the coding sequence ATGGGAAAGAGCACTTTTCGACCGCGGGATATAATCAACAAAGAGGTTGCCGGTATCTGCGGTGTTGCAAGGTTAACAGATAAAGCACGAGCCGCACATGCTGGTGAAATCGGAAATTATAAGTACGGTGCTGAATCCACACAGGATACAGGAATTTTGTCCTTTCTCGGTATTTCAGCGGAGGCTTTTCAGGAAGCCGCTGTGCATATTGACAATGATGTCAAGCTTGGAGCATGGATTTTGGATAACTCCAAGAAGTCATCTGAGGAAATATCGGCGTTCAATCGTAAGATGAAAACTTGGTGGCAGAACAACATGCCGAGTGACGACTTTTCAAAACGTCGCCGCAAATTAGCTGAAAAAGATGAAGACCGTTGGCTTTTTTGGTTCTTCCCTTCGGCGTGGCTCTGGAAACGTTTTTTTAAATAG
- a CDS encoding NADH-quinone oxidoreductase subunit M, with protein sequence MLLSIVIFLPLLGVIAIALLRGLGATAVKGIALVIGLLTFVISLGLYTGFDATTATFQNVTQEEWIPGLGTKYHIGIDGISLWLVLLTTFLTPVCILAAWNSVEKGLSGFMMSLLALETGMLGVFCALDLFLFFVFWEAMLIPMYFLIGIWGGERRIYATVKFVLYTMAGSALMLVGILVLYFQNGNSFDFTTLSGPFEHSHLLFLAFFIAFAIKVPLFPFHTWLPDAHVEAPTVGSVILAGVLLKMGTYGIVRFCLPLFPDAATQFTPLIVTLAVIGIIYGALVAMVQPDLKKLVAYSSVSHLGFVVLGLFSKSAAAIQGSVLQMINHGLSTGALFLLVGMIYERRHSRMIVDFGGLSKRMPIFAVIFMIVTLSSIGLPGLNGFVGEYMILFGSFDQGAFSKVYVVFATAGVILAAVYMLWMFQRVMFGTLDKTNAELPDLNAREVVVMLPLLLFIVWIGVYPKPFLSKMEKSVGLVVTKVQTEPAMGRAEKQMLGDPQLVLQETQRAQREDIEKEARQ encoded by the coding sequence TTGTTACTTTCAATAGTCATTTTTTTACCATTACTTGGCGTGATAGCAATCGCATTGCTCAGGGGACTCGGCGCAACCGCTGTGAAAGGCATCGCGCTTGTCATTGGGCTTCTGACGTTTGTTATCTCGTTGGGGCTTTATACCGGGTTTGACGCAACCACTGCAACATTCCAGAATGTCACTCAAGAAGAATGGATCCCCGGTTTAGGCACAAAATACCACATCGGTATAGATGGTATTTCGTTGTGGTTAGTGTTGTTGACAACGTTCCTGACCCCAGTGTGTATCCTTGCCGCATGGAATTCTGTGGAAAAAGGGTTGAGCGGTTTTATGATGTCGCTTCTCGCACTTGAAACCGGGATGTTGGGTGTCTTCTGTGCTTTGGATCTGTTCCTCTTTTTCGTCTTTTGGGAGGCGATGCTAATCCCGATGTACTTCCTCATCGGTATCTGGGGTGGGGAACGTCGGATTTATGCCACCGTGAAGTTCGTCCTTTATACGATGGCAGGCAGCGCGCTTATGCTCGTCGGCATTTTGGTGCTGTACTTCCAAAACGGGAACAGTTTTGACTTCACAACGCTCAGCGGTCCATTTGAACATTCGCATCTGTTATTCCTCGCGTTTTTTATCGCGTTTGCGATTAAGGTGCCCCTCTTTCCGTTCCATACGTGGCTCCCAGATGCCCACGTTGAAGCACCTACGGTCGGGAGTGTAATCCTTGCCGGAGTCCTACTGAAGATGGGAACTTATGGAATCGTCCGATTTTGCCTACCGCTCTTTCCCGATGCCGCTACGCAATTCACACCTTTGATTGTAACCCTCGCTGTCATCGGCATCATCTATGGAGCGTTGGTAGCCATGGTGCAACCAGATCTGAAAAAGCTGGTGGCATACTCCAGTGTGAGTCACCTCGGTTTTGTTGTATTGGGACTCTTTTCAAAGAGTGCTGCAGCAATTCAGGGAAGCGTGTTGCAAATGATTAATCACGGCTTAAGTACAGGGGCGTTGTTCCTCTTAGTCGGGATGATTTATGAACGACGGCACAGTAGGATGATTGTTGATTTCGGTGGCTTGTCAAAACGGATGCCGATTTTTGCTGTAATTTTTATGATTGTAACGTTGTCATCCATTGGACTACCGGGTTTGAACGGGTTCGTTGGCGAATATATGATATTGTTCGGAAGTTTTGATCAGGGTGCTTTCTCTAAAGTATACGTCGTCTTCGCAACCGCAGGTGTGATCCTGGCAGCCGTATATATGCTGTGGATGTTCCAACGGGTGATGTTCGGAACACTTGATAAAACTAATGCAGAGTTGCCTGACTTGAACGCGCGCGAAGTTGTTGTGATGCTTCCACTACTTCTGTTCATCGTCTGGATCGGTGTTTATCCAAAGCCTTTTCTGAGTAAGATGGAGAAATCGGTAGGTCTTGTTGTGACAAAAGTGCAGACCGAACCTGCTATGGGTCGCGCTGAAAAACAGATGCTCGGAGACCCTCAACTCGTACTACAAGAGACGCAGCGCGCACAACGTGAAGATATTGAAAAGGAGGCACGGCAGTAG
- a CDS encoding sodium:proton antiporter, protein MKFKLASCLILCVIFGLVLAVSMEALGADDPHGGEGAHHGHGVDGAKLPIWSIIPFVGILLSIAIFPLVLDSHFLVHHGGKMSLVWASVFAIPYLVAFRGEAFYDILHIYLLDYIPFILLLWGLFTVAGGILVRGTLRGTPVLNTFLLLIGTVIASWVGTTGASMLLIRPLIRANAYRKNKVHLIVFFIFLVSNIGGSLTPIGDPPLFLGFLRGVPFFWTTTALFPHMLLISVVLLILFFIFDTLMFKREGGVVPDDGTNEPVRVEGLFNLVFLFGIIAAVLMSGTFKWGEVNILGVHVYWQNIAREALIVIMGLLSLKYTPFSGELRQSNEFSWEPIEEVAKVFAGIFMTIIPALAILKAGENGALAGLIGAMQQPYHYFWITGVLSSFLDNAPTYLTFFNTALGKLHLTETVVPQILTGQLTEPQHLEFIKLLTAISVGAVFMGANTYIGNAPNFMVKAIAEQSGIRMPSFFGYMLWSVVILFPLFVVVTFVFL, encoded by the coding sequence ATGAAGTTTAAACTTGCATCTTGTCTTATTCTCTGTGTAATTTTCGGACTTGTATTAGCTGTTTCAATGGAAGCCTTGGGCGCAGATGACCCGCATGGCGGCGAAGGTGCACATCATGGTCATGGCGTAGACGGCGCAAAATTGCCTATCTGGAGTATTATTCCTTTCGTTGGTATTTTGCTATCGATTGCAATTTTCCCACTTGTGTTAGACTCACACTTTCTCGTTCATCACGGTGGGAAAATGTCGTTGGTCTGGGCATCAGTCTTCGCGATCCCCTATCTTGTTGCTTTTCGAGGAGAAGCTTTTTACGACATCCTGCACATCTATCTATTAGACTATATCCCATTCATCCTTCTTTTGTGGGGTTTGTTCACAGTTGCGGGTGGGATTCTCGTGCGTGGCACGTTGCGTGGCACACCGGTCCTCAATACGTTCTTACTGTTAATCGGCACAGTGATCGCATCATGGGTCGGAACTACAGGCGCATCAATGCTCCTGATCCGTCCTTTAATCCGAGCAAATGCATACCGAAAGAATAAGGTTCATCTAATTGTCTTTTTCATCTTTCTCGTAAGTAACATCGGTGGTTCTTTAACACCAATAGGAGACCCCCCTCTATTCCTCGGGTTTCTCCGCGGCGTGCCGTTCTTCTGGACAACTACGGCATTATTCCCGCACATGTTACTTATAAGCGTAGTGTTACTTATTCTGTTCTTTATATTTGACACTTTGATGTTTAAACGCGAAGGAGGCGTGGTACCAGACGATGGAACCAATGAACCTGTTCGCGTAGAGGGACTTTTCAACCTCGTCTTCCTGTTCGGGATCATTGCTGCTGTTCTCATGAGCGGTACTTTCAAGTGGGGCGAGGTCAACATCCTTGGCGTTCATGTATATTGGCAAAATATTGCGCGTGAAGCCTTGATTGTTATTATGGGGTTACTGTCACTTAAATATACACCCTTCAGTGGTGAATTACGTCAATCCAACGAATTTTCATGGGAGCCGATTGAAGAGGTTGCCAAGGTGTTTGCTGGTATCTTTATGACCATTATTCCAGCATTGGCAATCCTGAAAGCAGGGGAGAACGGCGCGCTGGCAGGTTTAATTGGTGCTATGCAACAACCGTACCACTATTTCTGGATTACTGGTGTTTTGTCCAGTTTCTTGGACAATGCCCCAACATATTTGACATTCTTCAATACCGCACTTGGAAAATTACACCTTACTGAAACAGTTGTACCGCAAATTCTGACAGGTCAATTGACGGAACCACAACACCTTGAGTTTATCAAATTGCTAACGGCTATCTCTGTCGGAGCAGTTTTCATGGGCGCGAATACCTATATCGGCAATGCCCCGAATTTCATGGTCAAAGCAATCGCGGAACAAAGCGGTATCCGCATGCCAAGCTTTTTCGGGTATATGCTCTGGTCAGTGGTGATCTTATTCCCGCTCTTTGTGGTTGTAACATTTGTGTTCCTGTAA
- a CDS encoding NADH-quinone oxidoreductase subunit N, producing MPVINWGLLMPELVIALTLLIVLVFDLFDSISKAVLGWMTIVGAGIALWVSIQMHHAGTVGTQFNEMFKVDNFSLFFNIIFLVSTILVALISMSYLDRNDRKQGPYYLLILLATLGMMLMAAGNELIIVFLGLELMSLSLYVLAGYFRESPASSEAGMKYLLLGAFASAFFLYGIALIYGGAGTTSVPAIAEAIAAPNKSPLLLAGMFLLIVGFGFKVAIVPFHQWAPDVYEGAPTTIAAFISAGPKAAGFAAFLRIFMEALPNLQVEWGSVLIVLAMLTMTVGNVIAIAQTNIKRMLAYSSIAHAGYVLIGLAAANNDGISSAMLYLLIYCVMNIGAFGAVILAKTEDGESLMISDYAGLGLRKPLLAMFMTVMLLSLAGFPPTAGFVGKLYIFKSAVQAGHIWLVIIGAINTAISAFYYLRVVVTMYMREPEEELTFTSYPSTLVVGLVLAAIGVLLIGILPSLMLTPAQNSVF from the coding sequence ATGCCGGTAATTAACTGGGGATTGCTGATGCCGGAACTGGTTATCGCTTTAACGCTGCTCATTGTCCTCGTTTTTGACCTGTTTGACTCGATCTCAAAAGCAGTCCTTGGCTGGATGACGATCGTTGGGGCTGGGATCGCGCTGTGGGTTTCTATACAGATGCACCACGCTGGCACGGTCGGCACCCAATTCAATGAAATGTTTAAAGTAGATAATTTCTCGCTCTTCTTCAACATCATCTTCCTCGTCTCCACGATTTTGGTTGCGTTGATTTCGATGAGTTATTTGGACAGAAATGACAGGAAGCAGGGACCTTATTATCTACTTATTTTGCTGGCAACGCTGGGTATGATGTTAATGGCTGCTGGCAACGAACTGATTATCGTCTTCCTCGGCTTGGAACTGATGTCGTTGTCGCTGTATGTGTTGGCGGGTTATTTTCGGGAAAGTCCCGCTTCGAGCGAAGCTGGGATGAAGTACTTATTGCTCGGTGCATTTGCGAGTGCGTTTTTCTTGTACGGAATTGCGCTAATTTATGGCGGTGCTGGCACAACAAGTGTACCCGCAATTGCTGAGGCAATTGCAGCCCCGAATAAATCGCCTCTGTTGTTAGCAGGGATGTTCTTGCTCATCGTTGGGTTTGGGTTTAAAGTTGCGATTGTTCCATTCCATCAGTGGGCACCTGATGTTTACGAAGGCGCGCCGACAACAATAGCGGCGTTTATCTCCGCCGGACCGAAGGCGGCTGGATTTGCAGCGTTCCTCAGAATTTTCATGGAAGCACTACCGAACCTACAAGTGGAGTGGGGAAGCGTTCTCATTGTATTGGCGATGTTGACAATGACCGTTGGCAATGTTATTGCAATTGCCCAAACGAACATCAAACGGATGCTCGCGTATTCCAGTATTGCGCATGCTGGTTATGTCTTAATTGGATTGGCGGCTGCAAATAACGATGGGATCTCCAGTGCGATGCTTTATCTGCTCATTTATTGTGTGATGAACATTGGTGCATTCGGTGCGGTTATCTTGGCGAAAACGGAAGATGGTGAGAGTCTAATGATTTCTGATTACGCTGGACTTGGACTCCGAAAGCCGCTACTCGCGATGTTTATGACGGTAATGCTTTTATCGCTCGCCGGTTTTCCACCAACTGCCGGATTTGTTGGGAAATTATATATCTTCAAATCCGCGGTTCAAGCGGGGCATATCTGGCTCGTCATTATCGGTGCTATAAACACCGCAATATCGGCGTTCTATTACCTGCGCGTCGTCGTAACGATGTATATGCGTGAGCCGGAAGAGGAACTGACGTTCACCTCGTATCCGAGCACACTTGTTGTGGGGTTAGTCCTCGCAGCGATTGGTGTGCTGCTTATCGGTATTCTACCATCGCTCATGCTCACACCAGCACAGAATTCTGTTTTTTAA
- a CDS encoding Gfo/Idh/MocA family oxidoreductase, giving the protein MSDVRLGFIGTGGNMNRHLRELTEIGGSTFVAFCDIVVEKAEQAVTQYGGKAYADYNQMLAHEELDAVYISIPPFAHGAPERAVVAAGLPMFVEKPVHMDTDDAKDIAAEIEEKGIITAAGYQERYLDIIDKAQELLASRRVGFFMGYWMGGMPGGWWREKAKSGGQLMEQTTHEFDMARYLFGEVKTVYAVARYDLIPDTDYDIEEASAVSLQFESGVFGIMFSACFTTNGMRRSGLDIFCEDGSLEYHLRSALVLSTADEKTTWNPQNNCTIDMDSTFIEAVRTGDGSAIRSPYADAAKTAILSIAANESLETGLPVHLT; this is encoded by the coding sequence ATGTCAGATGTTAGATTAGGCTTTATCGGCACAGGTGGCAACATGAATCGCCATCTGCGCGAATTAACCGAGATAGGCGGCTCAACATTCGTCGCCTTCTGTGATATTGTAGTTGAGAAAGCGGAACAGGCTGTCACGCAGTACGGCGGTAAAGCCTACGCCGACTATAACCAGATGCTCGCACATGAGGAATTGGATGCTGTTTATATCTCAATTCCGCCTTTTGCCCACGGGGCACCTGAGCGTGCTGTTGTTGCTGCCGGACTACCGATGTTTGTGGAAAAACCTGTCCACATGGATACCGATGATGCGAAGGACATTGCAGCGGAAATAGAAGAAAAAGGTATCATAACCGCTGCCGGATACCAGGAACGTTATCTTGACATCATCGACAAAGCGCAGGAACTCCTTGCTTCCCGACGCGTCGGATTCTTCATGGGCTACTGGATGGGCGGCATGCCCGGTGGATGGTGGCGCGAGAAAGCGAAATCTGGTGGACAGCTCATGGAGCAGACGACACACGAATTTGATATGGCGCGGTACCTCTTCGGCGAAGTCAAAACCGTTTATGCCGTCGCACGCTACGATTTAATTCCAGATACCGATTACGATATTGAGGAAGCGTCTGCGGTCTCTTTACAATTTGAAAGTGGTGTTTTCGGCATTATGTTCTCCGCTTGCTTCACAACGAATGGAATGCGGCGTTCTGGGTTAGACATCTTTTGTGAGGACGGTTCGCTTGAATACCATCTCCGTAGTGCCCTTGTGCTCTCTACTGCCGATGAGAAAACCACGTGGAACCCGCAAAACAATTGTACGATTGATATGGATAGTACCTTTATTGAGGCAGTTCGCACCGGAGATGGCAGTGCAATCCGATCCCCCTACGCTGATGCCGCGAAAACTGCTATTTTATCTATCGCTGCCAATGAATCTCTGGAAACTGGCCTACCTGTGCATCTAACATAG